Proteins from a genomic interval of Arachis hypogaea cultivar Tifrunner chromosome 10, arahy.Tifrunner.gnm2.J5K5, whole genome shotgun sequence:
- the LOC112716030 gene encoding glutamate receptor 2.7-like, whose amino-acid sequence MPEKGLIRNMNAKNATTAYSTSKENLGTIIWPGDSYSVPKGWQIPTNGNKLKIGVPVKDCGYTEFVKIIHDPITNSRKVTGFCIDVFNAVVEALPYALPFEFIPFEKSNGEMAGTYDDLITQVYYGKFDAVVGDTTITANRSNFVDFTLPYTESGVTMVVPIRDNRKKNAWAFLKPLTWDLWVTTFCTFVFIGFVVWVLEHRINNHFRGPLPYQIGTSLWFSFSTMVFSHQERVESNCGRFVVIVWVFVVQILVQSYTASLTSLLTVEQLRPANTDVHQLLKNRLNVGYLEGSFVPGMLKDMGFKDEQLKVYNSVEECNDLFTKGSANGGIDAAFDEVPYVMRLLETYCSKYAMVEPRFKTGGFGFVFPRGSPLVGDISRAILNVMRQGTNMRRIENAWLNGSSCRDSNTNAQVSSSTSLGLESFWGLFLVVGVSCLLALIIFLATFLYQHRHILSNHNRSDSSIKRRIGVLLNTFNERDLSSHTFKKSDSSVTSSPTSVLASTHCPPISPSSYTESNFFISPDQHRYYATHQHKATQEPAPITNNTHTKSQATEIPLQM is encoded by the exons AAAGGGACTAATTAGAAATATGAATGCCAAAAATGCAACAACTGCATATTCAACTTCTAAGGAGAATCTAGGAACAATTATATGGCCAGGGGACTCCTACTCTGTTCCAAAGGGATGGCAGATTCCCACAAATGGTAACAAGTTAAAGATAGGGGTTCCAGTGAAAGATTGTGGCTACACCGAATTTGTGAAAATAATTCATGACCCTATTACGAATTCTAGAAAGGTCACTGGATTCTGCATTGATGTCTTCAATGCTGTGGTAGAAGCCTTGCCTTATGCCCTTCCATTTGAATTCATTCCATTTGAAAAGTCCAACGGTGAGATGGCAGGAACTTATGATGATTTGATCACCCAAGTTTATTATGGG AAGTTTGATGCTGTGGTGGGGGATACAACGATTACGGCAAACAGGTCCAATTTTGTTGATTTCACGTTGCCGTACACAGAATCTGGTGTGACTATGGTTGTTCCAATAAGAGACAACAGAAAGAAGAATGCATGGGCCTTCTTGAAGCCATTGACATGGGACCTTTGGGTTACAACATTTTGTACATTTGTATTCATAGGATTTGTTGTTTGGGTTCTTGAACACCGAATCAACAACCATTTCAGAGGGCCTCTGCCTTATCAAATTGGCACTAGCTTGTGGTTTTCCTTTTCAACCATGGTTTTTTCTCATC AGGAGAGAGTGGAGAGCAACTGTGGAAGATTTGTGGTGATAGTATGGGTTTTTGTGGTTCAAATTTTGGTTCAAAGCTACACTGCAAGCCTTACCTCTCTCTTAACAGTTGAGCAACTACGCCCAGCGAATACTGATGTTCATCAACTCCTAAAGAATCGGTTGAATGTTGGTTATCTGGAAGGTTCTTTTGTTCCTGGAATGTTGAAGGACATGGGATTCAAAGATGAGCAGCTCAAGGTTTATAATTCCGTAGAAGAATGCAATGACCTCTTCACCAAAGGAAGCGCCAATGGCGGCATTGACGCGGCGTTCGACGAAGTCCCCTACGTGATGCGCCTCCTTGAGACTTATTGTTCCAAGTATGCCATGGTTGAGCCAAGATTTAAAACTGGTGGCTTTGGCTTT GTGTTTCCAAGAGGGTCACCTCTTGTGGGAGACATATCAAGGGCAATATTGAATGTGATGAGACAAGGAACCAACATGAGAAGAATTGAGAATGCATGGTTGAATGGAAGCAGTTGTAGAGATTCTAATACTAATGCACAAGTATCTTCTTCTACAAGCCTAGGACTTGAAAGCTTCTGGGGTCTATTCTTGGTTGTAGGTGTTTCTTGCTTATTAGCACTCATAATCTTTTTAGCCACATTCCTATATCAGCATAGACATATTTTGTCAAATCATAATCGTTCTGATAGTTCCATTAAAAGACGTATTGGAGTGTTACTAAACACCTTCAATGAGAGAGACTTGAGCTCTCACACTTTCAAGAAAAGTGATTCAAGTGTAACTAGTAGTCCTACGTCAGTATTAGCAAGTACACATTGCCCTCCAATTAGTCCATCTAGTTACACAGAATCAAACTTTTTTATCAGTCCAGACCAACATCGTTATTATGCTACTCATCAACACAAAGCCACACAAGAACCTGCCCCCATTACAAACAACACACACACCAAATCTCAAGCCACAGAGATTCCTCTacaaatgtag